Proteins co-encoded in one Nicotiana sylvestris chromosome 7, ASM39365v2, whole genome shotgun sequence genomic window:
- the LOC138872849 gene encoding uncharacterized protein codes for MQSLAVNYSHNHAMGPGAENSQVQGNTSSHVQVTSTTSQVQGAVNAKPSAQGDGFPFTKEQYEQIMQLLNTNHNGTSSSTSRVQVKSDPRCFASFYPDFYVFQDLFSGRVREIGRERDRLYFLQNHGSKKFTTISLVAAGIKSHMINSTIDVSLWHKRLGHVSNQTVLSIISTVAFDLIHVDVWGPYKYATFDALTQFVVFVQNQFNKTLKVVRADNGFKFVNSIYHALFQKYGIIHQKTCAYTLQQNGVAERKHRHILEVTIALRFQAHIPIKYWGHCAISAVYIINRIPTSVVNGSSPFELLYGQEPTLEHLRVLGCLCYAKQVQEKNKLLSIAKPSILMGFSNTQKVYVLLDLANYISTSYESHSLGQAPSPSTYVSLSPEGDNLRYEASEQPSSASKGVSTLLPFAYQYTTVLRRSMRTKQALLWLKDFVTCPSYKSIHYSIVNYVSYDGVSSNKATVQIAENPIFYERTKHIEIDFPFISEKIQNGLVKIEYVAIKEQLADVLTKGLTKVKHEYLMSKLDVLNVFVPPNLRGVLRKEE; via the exons ATGCAATCACTAGCTGTAAACTATAGTCATAATCATGCCATGGGTCCTGGTGCTGAAAACTCCCAGGTGCAAGGGAACACTAGTTCTCATGTTCAGGTTACTTCTACTACTTCACAGGTTCAAGGTGCTGTAAATGCCAAGCCATCAGCTCAAGGAGATGGTTTTCCATTCACCAAAGAACAATATGAGCAAATCATGCAGCTTTTGAACACCAATCACAATGGCACTTCATCATCTACTTCTCG TGTCCAAGTGAAAAGTGACCCAAGATGTTTTGCTTCTTTTTATCCTGATTTCTATGTATTTCAGGATCTCTTTAGTGGCAGGGTGAGGGAGATTGGTAGAGAGAGAGATAGACTGTATTTCCTGCAGAATCATGGTTCCAAGAAGTTCACTACAATCTCATTGGTTGCTGCTGGAATAAAGTCCCACATGATTAACTCTACCATTGATGTTAGTTTGTGGCATAAAAGATTAGGACATGTGTCTA ACCAGACTGTCCTTTCCATTATAAGTACTGTTGCCTTTGATCTAATTCATGTGGATGTTTGGGGTCCCTACAAATATGCAACATTTGATG CCCTTACTCAGTTTGTTGTCTTTGTTCAAAATCAATTCAACAAAACTCTAAAGGTAGTCAGGGCTGATAATGGATTTAAATTTGTAAATTCTATCTATCATGCACTATTTCAGAAGTATGGTATTATTCACCAGAAGACTTGTGCATATACCCTGCAGCaaaatggagttgccgagaggaAACATAGGCATATTCTGGAAGTAACTATAGCTTTGAGGTTTCAAGCACATATTCCAATCAAATATTGGGGTCATTGTGCTATTTCAGCTGTTTATATCATCAATAGAATTCCAACTTCTGTTGTCAATGGCTCTTCTCCCTTTGAGCTACTATATGGACAAGAACCTACACTGGAGCATCTGAGAGTCCTTGGATGCTTATGTTATGCCAAGCaagttcaagagaaaaataagcTTCTTTCTATAGCTAAACCTTCTATTCTTATGGGCTTTTCTAACACTCAAAAGGTCTATGTGTTGCTGGATCTTGCTA ATTATATCTCAACTTCATATGAGTCTCACAGCTTAGGGCAGGCCCCTTCTCCTTCTACCTATGTTAGCCTCAGTCCTGAAGGTGATAACTTAAGATATGAGGCCTCAGAGCAGCCCTCCAGTGCCTCTAAAGGAGTTTCAACTTTATTGCCTTTTGCTTATCAATACACCACTGTCTTAAGAAGATCTATGAGAACCAAGCAGGCTCTTCTTTGGTTGAAGGATTTTGTGACATGTCCAAGTTACAAATCTATTCATTATTCTATTGTCAACTATGTCTCTTATGATGGTGTTTCCTCCAA CAAGGCAACAGTTCAAATAGCTGAAAATCCAATATTCTATGAACGTACCAAACACATTGAGATCGATTTTCCTTTCATAAGTGAGAAGATACAAAATGGGCTGGTGAAGATAGAGTATGTTGCCATAAAGGAACAACTTGCAGATGTTCTAACTAAAGGCTTAACCAAAGTGAAACATGAATACTTGATGTCCAAGCTAGATGTTCTTAATGTTTTTGTACCACCTAACTTGAGGGGAGTGTTGAGGAAAGAGGAGTGA